In one window of Posidoniimonas corsicana DNA:
- a CDS encoding flagellar basal body L-ring protein FlgH — translation MTGTTKPTLLTLFLAALLFGAAGGDCAAQEGTLLYKSSLVREGQAPLTLENSSFMYQPLSPEARARELKIEDIITVLVDYRVNMNSEGEAESRKTASMNAVLAEWIGFDGKSIFRGPQTRGDPAIQGSLNSIYRAEGDLTQRDSMTFRIAAKVVDIRPNGNLVIEAHRQISSNDEVWMTSLTGEVSRQSIGPDRVVRSDAITDLRIDKKERGQVRNSYAPGWLGWWWSKGRAI, via the coding sequence ATGACCGGCACGACCAAGCCCACCCTGCTGACGCTCTTTCTGGCCGCCCTGCTGTTCGGCGCCGCCGGCGGCGACTGCGCCGCGCAGGAGGGCACGCTGCTGTACAAGAGCTCGCTGGTCCGCGAGGGGCAGGCGCCCCTGACGCTCGAGAACAGCTCGTTCATGTACCAGCCCCTCTCCCCCGAGGCCCGCGCCCGCGAGCTGAAGATCGAGGACATCATCACGGTGCTGGTCGACTACCGCGTGAATATGAACAGCGAGGGCGAGGCCGAGAGCCGCAAGACCGCCAGCATGAACGCGGTGCTGGCCGAGTGGATCGGGTTCGACGGCAAGAGCATCTTCCGCGGGCCGCAGACCCGCGGCGACCCCGCCATCCAGGGCTCGCTCAACAGCATCTACCGCGCCGAGGGCGACCTCACCCAGCGGGACTCGATGACCTTCCGCATCGCCGCCAAGGTGGTCGACATCCGCCCCAACGGCAACCTGGTGATCGAGGCGCACCGCCAGATCAGCAGCAACGACGAGGTCTGGATGACGTCGCTGACCGGCGAGGTGAGCCGGCAGTCGATCGGCCCCGACCGCGTCGTCCGCAGCGACGCCATCACCGACCTGCGGATCGACAAGAAGGAACGCGGCCAGGTCCGCAACTCCTACGCGCCCGGCTGGCTGGGCTGGTGGTGGAGCAAGGGGCGGGCGATCTAG
- the flgL gene encoding flagellar hook-associated protein FlgL, with the protein MAAIFPIPTTRTSDYLARTRLVQQIQSDQVDLIRLQTQLSTGRRIFLPSDDPGAAVRAITLQRTLERKGQLQTNISSAANKLTVAEGSLTQVSDVINNVRGSTLAVVDTISTDEQRQAVLKEVNEALDSLAHFANSQYQDTYLFGGSLALQPPFVNAGNYIEYRGNEANLQSHVEIGRLFDTNISGDEIFGGLSEAVRGSVDLDLQASEGTYLSQLNGGQGVSPNGAVELVIGLNRYVVDLSAAHTLGDAARLIEEGAPAGSGITVDVQGDGLRVNPGPGGLAIREVSGGRTASELGIRQDTQTLTSFGDDVNPSLRKTSRLSDLGGTKATARISLGAANTSIKLRATANGADFNGLDLNVVDGATPGAESAAYTAGPPPSLTITVAEDSTTTQDVIDLINADAAVPFEASIDFFGADPPDQAGQGLVALQSQTSITSGGAGSALDLSAGLRITNGEGEVTVDTSGAQTIEDLVDILNQPEFGLSAQINDTADGIDVRSRRSGADFAIGENGGTLAEDLGIRTYTYTSRLDGFNGGRGVIQKGVNDTETRSLNDFTITVRDQGVTTTYEIDPIGLSTVQDLIDRIAAPVSQGGTGGAVVATLAATGNGLVLSRADAVDAATPATVDVAYAGDTLTFTADSAGPLGNDDFTLQVIDSGSGGLSSTYDPNADPKTIVVDLGGSASETTATIAAEVSAAVGGYSVTAADGTQPAATVAPTAVAVAGGFDADEFTVSGSLAGRLGFLPEGQGTVTSTGASVTAEDRNPQAVESVFNTLIRLRDALKDNDTISIGEAFADLDEDLNRATFARSEVGARLQNLDVLEVRLEDEEVQLRSSLSDAIDADIAEVISDFTARQFSLQASLQTTANLLQLSVLNFL; encoded by the coding sequence ATGGCCGCCATCTTCCCCATCCCGACCACCCGCACCAGCGACTACCTGGCCCGCACGCGGCTGGTTCAGCAGATCCAGTCCGACCAGGTGGACCTGATCCGGCTGCAGACGCAGCTCAGCACCGGGCGGCGCATCTTCCTGCCCAGCGACGACCCGGGCGCCGCGGTCCGCGCGATCACGCTGCAGCGGACGCTGGAACGCAAGGGCCAGCTGCAGACCAACATCAGCAGCGCCGCCAACAAGCTGACGGTCGCCGAGGGCTCGCTGACCCAGGTGTCGGACGTGATCAACAACGTCCGCGGGAGCACGCTCGCCGTGGTCGACACGATCTCGACCGACGAGCAGCGGCAGGCGGTGCTGAAGGAGGTGAACGAGGCGCTCGATTCGCTCGCGCACTTCGCGAACTCGCAGTACCAGGACACCTACCTGTTCGGGGGCTCGCTCGCTCTGCAGCCGCCGTTTGTTAACGCCGGCAACTACATCGAGTACCGCGGCAACGAGGCGAACCTGCAGTCGCACGTCGAGATCGGCCGGCTGTTCGACACCAACATCTCCGGCGACGAGATCTTCGGCGGCCTGTCCGAGGCGGTCCGCGGGTCGGTCGACCTGGACCTGCAGGCCTCCGAGGGGACCTACCTGAGCCAGCTCAACGGCGGGCAGGGCGTGTCGCCGAACGGCGCGGTGGAGCTCGTGATCGGGCTCAACCGGTACGTTGTGGACCTGAGCGCCGCCCACACGCTGGGCGACGCCGCGCGACTGATCGAGGAGGGCGCGCCGGCGGGCTCGGGCATCACGGTCGACGTCCAGGGCGACGGGCTGAGGGTGAACCCCGGACCGGGCGGGCTGGCCATCAGGGAGGTTTCCGGCGGACGCACCGCCAGCGAGCTGGGCATCCGCCAGGACACACAAACGCTCACCTCGTTCGGCGACGACGTCAACCCGAGCCTCCGCAAGACGTCCCGCCTGAGCGACCTGGGCGGTACGAAGGCGACGGCGCGCATCTCGCTCGGCGCGGCCAACACGTCGATCAAACTCCGCGCGACCGCCAACGGCGCCGACTTCAACGGGCTGGACCTGAACGTGGTGGACGGCGCTACGCCGGGCGCCGAGTCCGCGGCGTACACGGCCGGCCCGCCGCCGTCGCTCACCATCACCGTCGCGGAAGACTCGACCACCACCCAGGACGTGATCGACCTGATCAACGCGGACGCGGCCGTGCCGTTCGAGGCGTCGATCGACTTCTTCGGCGCCGACCCGCCCGACCAGGCGGGGCAGGGGCTCGTGGCGTTGCAGAGCCAGACCTCGATCACCAGCGGCGGCGCCGGCTCGGCGCTCGACCTCAGCGCCGGCCTGCGGATTACCAACGGCGAGGGGGAGGTCACGGTCGACACCTCCGGCGCCCAGACGATTGAGGACCTGGTGGACATCCTCAATCAACCCGAGTTCGGCTTGTCCGCTCAGATCAACGACACCGCCGACGGCATCGACGTCCGGTCGCGGCGGTCCGGGGCCGACTTCGCCATCGGTGAAAACGGCGGCACCCTGGCCGAGGACCTTGGCATCCGGACCTACACCTACACGTCGCGGCTGGACGGCTTCAACGGCGGCCGCGGGGTGATCCAGAAGGGCGTCAACGACACCGAAACCCGCTCCCTCAACGACTTCACCATCACGGTCCGCGACCAGGGCGTCACGACCACCTACGAGATCGACCCGATCGGGCTCTCCACGGTGCAGGACCTGATCGACCGCATCGCGGCGCCGGTCTCGCAGGGGGGGACCGGCGGCGCGGTCGTCGCGACGTTGGCCGCCACCGGGAACGGCCTGGTGCTCAGCCGCGCCGACGCCGTGGACGCCGCCACGCCGGCCACGGTCGATGTCGCCTACGCGGGCGACACGCTCACCTTCACCGCGGACTCCGCCGGGCCCCTGGGCAACGACGACTTCACCCTCCAGGTGATCGACAGCGGTTCGGGCGGTCTGAGCTCCACCTACGACCCGAACGCCGATCCCAAAACCATTGTGGTAGACCTAGGCGGGTCGGCGAGCGAAACCACCGCGACCATCGCGGCGGAGGTCTCCGCCGCGGTCGGCGGCTACAGCGTCACGGCGGCCGACGGCACGCAGCCGGCCGCCACGGTGGCCCCGACCGCCGTCGCGGTCGCCGGCGGGTTCGACGCCGACGAGTTCACTGTCAGCGGCTCGCTCGCCGGCCGGCTCGGCTTCCTGCCGGAGGGGCAGGGCACGGTCACTTCGACCGGGGCTTCAGTGACGGCAGAGGACCGCAACCCGCAGGCGGTGGAGAGCGTCTTCAACACGCTGATCCGGCTTCGCGACGCGCTCAAGGACAACGACACCATCTCGATCGGCGAGGCGTTCGCCGACCTCGACGAGGACCTCAACCGCGCGACGTTCGCCCGGTCGGAGGTGGGCGCCAGGTTGCAGAACCTGGACGTGCTGGAGGTGCGGCTGGAGGACGAGGAGGTGCAGCTCCGGTCGTCGCTCTCCGACGCTATTGACGCCGACATCGCCGAGGTGATCTCGGACTTCACCGCCCGGCAGTTCTCGCTTCAGGCCTCGCTGCAGACCACGGCCAACCTGCTGCAGCTGAGCGTGCTGAACTTCCTGTAG
- the flgN gene encoding flagellar export chaperone FlgN, whose translation MDSTTEATLHDDPAQQPPEWGDRIAELLQELMQTQRELLSLLAKKRELVVNRDSAALNLLHLDEEKLVARLQACCQQRQQLLDEADGVGMPARTLESLAGSLPGESRQRLRPGLRDARRQSRLLQHQSLANWVLVQRSLLHLSQMMEIIATGGRMRPTYGKESPTARGGALVDQAV comes from the coding sequence ATGGACTCCACCACCGAAGCCACACTGCACGACGACCCCGCCCAGCAGCCGCCCGAGTGGGGCGACCGCATCGCCGAGCTGCTGCAGGAGCTGATGCAGACGCAGCGCGAGCTGCTCTCGCTGCTGGCGAAGAAGCGCGAGCTGGTGGTCAACCGCGACAGCGCCGCGCTCAACCTGCTGCACCTGGACGAGGAGAAGCTGGTCGCCCGCTTGCAGGCCTGCTGCCAGCAGCGCCAGCAGCTGCTCGACGAGGCGGACGGCGTGGGCATGCCCGCGCGCACGCTCGAGTCGCTGGCCGGTTCGCTGCCCGGCGAGAGCCGCCAGCGTCTGCGGCCCGGCCTCCGCGACGCGCGGCGGCAGTCTCGGCTCCTGCAGCACCAGAGCCTGGCGAACTGGGTGCTGGTGCAGCGGTCGTTGCTGCACCTGTCCCAGATGATGGAGATTATTGCCACCGGCGGCCGCATGCGGCCGACATATGGAAAGGAATCGCCGACCGCCCGGGGCGGCGCCCTGGTCGACCAGGCGGTCTAG
- a CDS encoding rod-binding protein produces MSTPIATPTSIHATQGRAPLQAATQAPPTAEQVADAKQVREGFGEFVGKTFYGQLLKSMRQTVGKPAYFDGGRAEEVFRSQLDQTIADRLAENEGSGLAEGMFQQQFPREADVLRRHEQAASGLDQLATLRRR; encoded by the coding sequence ATGAGCACCCCCATCGCAACGCCGACCTCGATCCACGCCACGCAGGGCAGGGCGCCGCTGCAGGCCGCGACGCAGGCGCCCCCCACGGCCGAGCAGGTCGCCGACGCCAAGCAGGTCCGCGAGGGCTTCGGCGAGTTCGTTGGCAAGACCTTCTACGGGCAGCTGCTAAAGTCGATGCGTCAGACCGTCGGCAAGCCGGCCTACTTCGACGGCGGCCGCGCCGAGGAGGTGTTCCGCAGCCAGCTCGACCAGACCATCGCCGACCGCCTGGCCGAGAACGAGGGAAGCGGCCTGGCCGAGGGCATGTTCCAGCAGCAGTTCCCACGTGAGGCCGACGTGCTGCGTCGGCACGAGCAGGCCGCCAGCGGCCTCGACCAGCTTGCAACGCTCCGCAGACGCTAG
- a CDS encoding flagellar hook-basal body protein: MPYGLYISAEGAKAQSKRLEVLANNLANVNTVGFKPDVATFQSRFAEAIQEGTAMPGSRELTDIGGGVKVNETITSFAPGRLQHTGAETDMAIIGNGFFQVAGGNGEALLTRAGNFQVNRDGLLVTANGQQPVLDAGGAPIELDLQTPWRLTNAGEIEQDGSLIPLAIVQPTSLDQLTKVGANLFRSRGGATPIEPANREVRSGYLEMSGANSTTEMMSLIETSRAFEANAKMIQTQDGMMSSLIGRVLRT; the protein is encoded by the coding sequence ATGCCTTACGGGCTGTACATCTCCGCTGAGGGCGCCAAGGCCCAGAGCAAGCGCCTCGAGGTGCTGGCCAACAACCTGGCCAACGTCAACACGGTCGGCTTCAAGCCCGACGTGGCGACCTTCCAGTCGCGCTTCGCCGAGGCGATTCAAGAGGGCACGGCCATGCCGGGCTCGCGGGAGCTGACCGACATCGGCGGCGGCGTGAAGGTGAACGAGACCATCACCAGCTTCGCCCCCGGCCGCCTGCAGCACACGGGCGCCGAGACCGACATGGCGATCATCGGCAACGGCTTCTTCCAGGTCGCCGGCGGCAACGGCGAGGCGCTGCTCACGCGGGCCGGCAACTTCCAGGTGAACCGCGACGGCCTGCTGGTGACCGCCAACGGCCAGCAGCCCGTGCTCGACGCGGGCGGCGCGCCGATCGAGCTCGACCTGCAGACGCCCTGGCGGCTAACCAACGCGGGCGAGATCGAGCAGGACGGCTCGCTCATCCCGCTGGCGATCGTGCAGCCGACCTCGCTCGACCAGCTCACCAAGGTGGGCGCCAACCTGTTCCGCTCCCGTGGCGGGGCGACGCCGATCGAGCCCGCCAACCGCGAGGTGCGGTCGGGCTACCTCGAGATGTCCGGCGCCAACTCGACCACCGAGATGATGTCGCTGATCGAAACCTCACGCGCGTTCGAGGCGAACGCCAAGATGATCCAGACGCAGGACGGCATGATGAGCTCGCTCATCGGCCGCGTGCTGCGGACCTAG
- a CDS encoding redoxin domain-containing protein, which produces MLRIGDPAPQCDATAVVEGEIVQLGWRRLHEGQTLMLLFESIDVRNCRCSFLRALRDAGSEGRRFKLAVVCTNDAIEVSRWMRGLIAERGPGQVGVPVVIDADNQIASRYGLLTDNGPLQGHVIVDADGRVRSIAANAFRVGVSVHELARSIASIADRGD; this is translated from the coding sequence ATGCTCAGGATCGGAGACCCGGCGCCACAGTGCGACGCGACGGCTGTTGTTGAGGGAGAGATTGTGCAGCTCGGCTGGCGGCGGCTGCACGAGGGTCAGACCCTGATGTTGCTGTTCGAGTCAATCGACGTGCGCAACTGCCGCTGCAGTTTTCTTAGGGCCTTGCGGGACGCCGGGAGCGAGGGGCGGCGGTTCAAGCTAGCGGTGGTCTGCACCAACGATGCGATTGAAGTCTCGCGCTGGATGCGAGGCCTGATCGCCGAACGCGGGCCCGGCCAGGTGGGCGTCCCGGTCGTCATCGATGCCGATAACCAGATTGCGTCCAGGTACGGCCTGCTAACCGACAACGGCCCTCTGCAGGGGCACGTGATTGTGGACGCGGACGGCAGAGTCCGGTCGATAGCCGCCAACGCTTTTCGCGTCGGCGTGAGCGTCCACGAACTGGCGCGGAGCATAGCCTCGATCGCCGACCGCGGCGACTGA
- the flgA gene encoding flagellar basal body P-ring formation chaperone FlgA: MILRTCNPIGACLALLLALPAGAADLLMLDRVDCRSGVVRLADVAAILNAGPQEIDALGKIPLMPSPAPGQQQTVRAQSIRELLAAHGVDLGGLRFRGARETVVLTPVAATTREAAAAPTASEPDAAEPAAEPREQTGFRGYTAPPAEPAAAYPRAPRRVQLSAQRRERLEEQLAADLTDYVQMQTADGMLEVVGVELKPHNAATLAANRGELSISSTTALRVGRQRFVVSFSTTAGPVKFPVMADIVEARPAVIARRQTPRGAIITAADVYVAPLPSDYRPRGEESIATSLEDVIGKEAVSGLRPGEVVTDANCLPPVMVKRNSVAWATAGRGGIRVRTQVKVRRDGRLGDIVEVENVDSRELFEARVVGRNQLAVLTLGGAAAHALAQDIETLRLR; encoded by the coding sequence ATGATCCTCCGCACCTGCAACCCGATCGGCGCCTGCCTGGCTCTGCTGCTGGCCCTCCCGGCCGGCGCGGCCGACCTGCTGATGCTGGACCGCGTCGACTGCCGGTCGGGCGTGGTGCGGCTGGCGGACGTGGCGGCCATCCTGAACGCGGGTCCGCAAGAGATCGACGCCCTCGGCAAGATCCCGCTGATGCCCAGCCCAGCGCCGGGGCAGCAGCAGACCGTCAGGGCGCAGAGCATCCGCGAGCTGCTGGCGGCCCACGGCGTCGACCTGGGCGGCCTGCGATTCCGCGGGGCCCGCGAGACCGTGGTGCTGACGCCGGTGGCGGCGACCACCCGCGAGGCCGCAGCGGCGCCAACCGCATCTGAGCCGGACGCCGCCGAGCCCGCGGCTGAGCCGCGTGAGCAGACCGGTTTCCGGGGCTACACAGCGCCCCCCGCCGAGCCCGCCGCGGCGTACCCCCGGGCGCCCCGCCGCGTGCAGCTCTCCGCCCAGCGGCGTGAGCGGCTGGAGGAACAGCTCGCCGCGGACCTGACCGACTACGTCCAGATGCAGACCGCCGACGGGATGCTGGAGGTGGTCGGCGTGGAGCTGAAGCCGCACAACGCCGCAACGCTGGCCGCCAACCGCGGGGAACTGTCGATCTCGTCCACCACCGCGTTACGGGTCGGGCGTCAGCGGTTTGTGGTTTCGTTCAGCACCACCGCCGGCCCGGTGAAGTTCCCGGTGATGGCGGACATCGTCGAGGCGCGTCCCGCCGTGATCGCACGGCGTCAGACCCCGCGCGGCGCGATCATCACCGCCGCCGACGTGTACGTCGCGCCGCTGCCGTCCGACTACCGCCCGCGTGGCGAGGAGAGCATCGCCACGAGCCTGGAGGACGTCATCGGCAAGGAGGCGGTCTCCGGCCTGCGGCCCGGCGAGGTGGTGACCGACGCCAACTGCCTGCCGCCGGTGATGGTCAAGCGGAACAGCGTGGCGTGGGCGACCGCCGGCCGCGGCGGCATCCGTGTGCGGACGCAGGTCAAGGTCCGACGCGACGGACGCCTGGGCGACATCGTCGAGGTGGAGAACGTAGACAGCCGCGAGCTGTTCGAGGCCCGCGTGGTGGGACGCAACCAGCTGGCGGTGCTGACCCTCGGCGGCGCCGCGGCGCACGCGCTGGCCCAAGACATCGAAACCCTGAGGCTGCGATGA
- a CDS encoding flagellar basal body P-ring protein FlgI: MNHKTFQILPLLVLLAAPQVLWGQGRTELRNICHVKGQEENTLRGLGLVVGLNGTGAAGDLQTMRALSSAMEIMGSPVSTTGRADAESLEELKKIKNAAMVYVTATVPATGARRGDKLDCFVSAINGKSLKGGRLAFATLQGPNTQDHQVYALAQGQLVVDDDDQPMVARIHGGCQMQQDVQTEFEKDGFVTVVLDQNHADFVVAMAVGDQIKEMYRNQFFQPQAEQEDEWLASMVQVKNASNIRIKIPQLYQNDPVGFVSQLMEVQVYNVEPEARVVVNPRAESIVISGDVGVGDVIVTHRNLTIEANQGLTAEFRKIDPNSYAEGGSPSAKLDSLVQALGDLKVPAADIIEIIQGIERNGKLHGKLIIE, from the coding sequence ATGAATCACAAGACCTTTCAGATCCTGCCGCTGCTCGTCCTGCTCGCCGCCCCGCAGGTTCTGTGGGGGCAGGGCCGCACCGAGCTCCGCAACATCTGCCACGTGAAGGGGCAGGAGGAGAACACGCTGCGGGGTCTTGGCCTGGTGGTCGGCCTCAACGGCACCGGCGCCGCGGGCGACCTGCAGACCATGCGGGCGCTGTCCAGCGCGATGGAGATCATGGGCAGCCCGGTGTCGACCACCGGGCGGGCGGACGCGGAGTCGCTGGAAGAACTGAAGAAGATCAAGAACGCGGCGATGGTGTACGTCACGGCCACCGTGCCGGCGACCGGCGCCCGCCGCGGCGACAAGCTCGACTGCTTTGTCAGCGCCATCAACGGCAAGAGCCTCAAGGGGGGCCGGCTGGCGTTCGCCACGCTGCAGGGCCCCAACACCCAGGACCACCAGGTGTACGCCCTGGCCCAGGGGCAGCTGGTCGTCGACGACGACGACCAGCCAATGGTCGCCCGCATCCACGGCGGCTGCCAGATGCAGCAGGACGTGCAGACCGAGTTCGAGAAGGACGGCTTCGTCACCGTGGTGCTCGACCAGAACCACGCCGACTTCGTGGTGGCGATGGCCGTTGGCGACCAGATCAAAGAGATGTACCGCAACCAGTTCTTCCAGCCGCAGGCCGAGCAGGAGGACGAGTGGCTGGCGAGCATGGTGCAGGTGAAGAACGCCAGCAACATCCGCATCAAGATCCCGCAGCTCTACCAGAACGACCCGGTCGGCTTCGTGTCGCAGCTGATGGAGGTCCAGGTCTACAACGTCGAGCCCGAGGCCCGCGTGGTGGTGAACCCCCGCGCGGAGTCGATCGTGATCAGCGGCGACGTCGGCGTCGGCGACGTCATCGTCACGCACCGCAACCTGACCATCGAGGCCAACCAGGGCCTGACCGCCGAGTTCCGCAAGATCGACCCCAACTCGTACGCCGAGGGCGGCTCGCCCTCGGCCAAGCTGGACTCGCTGGTCCAGGCGCTGGGCGACCTCAAGGTGCCGGCGGCCGACATCATCGAGATCATCCAGGGCATCGAACGCAACGGCAAGCTGCACGGCAAGCTGATCATCGAGTAA
- the flgG gene encoding flagellar basal-body rod protein FlgG: MSVQTLYTAATGMEALETKLDVIANNMANINTTGFKKDRANFEDLFYRQEKLPGATDSDGNITSTGIDVGLGVRVSSMQADFDQGAFQQTGNQLDFAIEGNGFFGVQGPNGEILYSRAGNFGINANGDLVLGSANNGYLLDPTINIPEEAVDVVVSNDGTVQYSTAGSTTLTTAGNITLTTFINPDGLLKLGDNLFKETEASGAANTGLTPGQQGVGQLRQGALEASNVEPVTELIDLITTQRAFELNSQVVQAGDQIMQIVANLRRG; encoded by the coding sequence ATGAGCGTCCAAACCCTCTACACCGCCGCGACGGGCATGGAAGCCCTCGAGACGAAGCTCGACGTGATCGCCAACAACATGGCGAACATCAACACCACGGGCTTCAAGAAGGACCGGGCCAACTTCGAGGACCTGTTCTACCGGCAGGAGAAGCTGCCGGGCGCCACCGACTCGGACGGCAACATCACGTCCACCGGCATCGACGTCGGCCTCGGCGTGCGGGTCAGCAGCATGCAGGCCGACTTCGACCAGGGCGCCTTCCAGCAGACCGGCAACCAGCTCGACTTCGCGATCGAGGGCAACGGCTTCTTCGGCGTGCAGGGCCCCAACGGCGAGATCCTGTACAGCCGCGCCGGCAACTTCGGCATCAACGCCAACGGCGACCTGGTGCTCGGCTCGGCCAACAACGGCTACCTGCTCGACCCCACGATCAACATCCCCGAGGAGGCGGTTGACGTGGTGGTCTCGAACGACGGCACCGTGCAGTACAGCACCGCCGGCTCCACCACGCTCACCACCGCCGGCAACATCACGCTCACCACCTTCATCAACCCCGACGGCCTGCTGAAGCTGGGCGACAACCTCTTCAAGGAGACCGAGGCCTCCGGCGCCGCCAACACGGGCCTCACGCCCGGGCAGCAGGGCGTCGGCCAGCTGCGGCAGGGCGCCCTCGAGGCGTCGAACGTCGAGCCGGTCACCGAGCTGATCGACCTGATCACCACCCAGCGGGCGTTCGAGCTGAACTCGCAGGTCGTGCAGGCCGGCGACCAGATCATGCAGATCGTCGCCAACCTGCGTCGGGGCTAG
- the flgK gene encoding flagellar hook-associated protein FlgK: MSLFGSLQIASNALQATQIGLHVVGNNIANANTPGYIREEVLYSPAPVQEYGRLTLGLGVEIDAIVQKVDRFLAERTRGAASDRAGAEVQSKAYADLESLLNELTDTDLSTGLTGFFNSIDGVADAPADISARNLVIGKGQTLAADIRRLATRAVDVSNELDTRLGDAVEEINQLTERVRVLNLRIATSEGGSASASEAGGLRSERNKAVNRLAELVDITTNEQPNGALNISVGGEFLVFDGLRRDIATETQTTDGLSTTTVRFADNGKELNLSGGEVFGLTAARDDIAGTFIQTLDDFSGTLINEFNKVYSQGQGATGFSSLTSVNGVADPDAVLDEAGLDFAPDKGAFELLVFTEGPDGSRSTDVTDINIDLNGIDGDTTLNTLAAAINAVSGVTASVDTLGRLSISADSKDVTFAFNGDDSGALAALGLNTFFTGADARTIGVNSELLGVSNAAKFAAARTSQTETEANANANALELSVFFDRKLEALGGASLADQYDQMINEVVTGATIASSVTEGFKIFEATLQGEEQAISGVNIDEEAINMIQLQRTYQANARLVQAISEMLDILVNL; the protein is encoded by the coding sequence ATGTCCCTGTTCGGGTCACTACAGATCGCCAGCAACGCCCTCCAGGCGACGCAGATCGGCCTGCACGTCGTTGGCAACAACATCGCCAACGCGAACACGCCGGGCTACATCCGCGAGGAGGTGCTGTACTCGCCTGCCCCGGTGCAGGAGTACGGCCGCCTGACGCTGGGGCTGGGCGTCGAGATCGACGCGATCGTCCAGAAGGTCGACCGCTTCCTGGCGGAGCGGACCCGCGGCGCCGCCTCCGACCGGGCGGGCGCCGAGGTGCAGAGCAAGGCCTACGCCGACCTGGAGAGCCTGCTCAACGAGCTGACCGACACCGACCTGAGCACCGGGCTGACCGGGTTCTTCAACTCCATCGACGGCGTGGCCGACGCGCCGGCGGACATCTCGGCCCGCAACCTGGTGATCGGCAAGGGGCAGACCCTGGCCGCGGACATCCGGCGGCTGGCGACCCGCGCGGTGGACGTCAGCAACGAGCTGGACACCCGACTGGGGGACGCGGTCGAGGAGATCAACCAGCTGACCGAGCGGGTGCGGGTGCTCAACCTGAGGATTGCCACCAGCGAGGGCGGATCGGCGTCCGCCAGCGAGGCGGGCGGCCTGCGGTCGGAGCGGAACAAGGCCGTGAACCGACTGGCCGAGCTGGTCGACATAACCACCAACGAACAACCCAACGGCGCGCTGAACATCTCGGTCGGCGGCGAGTTCCTGGTGTTCGACGGGCTCCGGCGTGACATCGCCACCGAGACGCAAACCACCGACGGCCTGTCGACCACCACAGTCCGGTTCGCGGACAACGGCAAGGAGCTCAACCTGTCCGGCGGCGAGGTCTTCGGGCTGACGGCCGCCCGCGACGACATTGCCGGCACGTTCATCCAGACGCTGGACGACTTCTCCGGCACGCTGATCAACGAGTTCAACAAGGTCTACTCGCAGGGCCAGGGGGCGACAGGGTTCAGCTCGCTCACCTCCGTCAACGGCGTCGCCGACCCGGACGCGGTGCTCGACGAGGCCGGTCTGGACTTCGCGCCCGACAAGGGCGCGTTCGAGCTGCTGGTGTTCACCGAGGGGCCCGACGGCTCGCGGTCGACCGACGTCACCGACATCAACATCGACCTCAACGGCATCGACGGGGACACCACCCTCAACACCCTGGCCGCGGCCATCAACGCGGTGTCGGGCGTGACCGCCAGTGTGGACACGCTGGGCCGGCTGTCGATCTCGGCCGACTCGAAGGACGTCACCTTCGCGTTCAACGGCGACGACAGCGGCGCGCTGGCGGCGCTGGGGCTCAACACGTTCTTCACCGGCGCCGACGCCCGCACCATCGGCGTGAACAGCGAGCTGTTGGGCGTCTCGAACGCGGCCAAGTTCGCCGCCGCCCGGACCAGCCAGACCGAGACCGAGGCCAACGCCAACGCCAACGCGCTCGAGCTGTCCGTGTTCTTCGACCGCAAGCTGGAGGCGTTGGGCGGCGCCTCGCTGGCCGACCAGTACGACCAGATGATCAACGAGGTGGTGACCGGCGCCACGATCGCCTCGAGCGTTACCGAGGGTTTCAAGATCTTCGAGGCCACGCTGCAGGGCGAGGAGCAGGCGATCTCCGGCGTCAACATCGACGAAGAAGCGATCAACATGATCCAGCTCCAACGCACCTACCAGGCCAACGCCCGGCTGGTCCAGGCCATCAGCGAGATGCTGGACATCCTGGTGAACCTTTAA